GGCTACATCGCGCCGGTGGCCAGCGAGACCTGGTTTCTGCACACCTCGCCCGAGTTGGCGATGAAACGCCTGCTTGCCGCAGGCTATCCGCGCCTCTTTCAGATCTGCCGCTGCTGGCGCCACGCCGAACGCGGCAGCCGCCACCTGCCCGAATTCACGATGCTCGAGTGGTACCGCGCGCAGGCCGATTACCGCGATCTGATGGCGGAATGCGAGATGCTGCTGAACAGGCTGGTACCGGGCGGCGAGCTCGTGCGCGCCGGCAGAGCCATCGACCTGAGGCCGCCCTGGGAGCGGCTGAGCGTCGCCGAGGCCTTTGCCCGCCACACCGCCACCACCCCGCAACAGGCGCTGGCCGCGGATCGTTTCGACGAAATCATCGCCTTCGAGATCGAACCGCACCTCGGCTCGGGCAGGCCGACTTTTCTCATCGACTACCCCGCCCCCCTAGCCGCCCTGGCACGAAAAAAGCCCGACAACCCAGAGATTGCCGAGCGTTTCGAGCTGTACATCGCCGGCTTGGAGCTGGCCAACGCCTTTTCCGAACTTACCGAGCCCGTCGAGCAGCGCGCCCGCTTCGCTCAGGAGGAAACCATACGGCGCAGCGCCGGCCAGCCCCCCTACCCCATGCCCGAAAAATTTCTCGCCGAACTGGCGCACATGCCGCCCGCCGCGGGCATCGCACTGGGCATTGATCGCCTGGTCATGCTGCTCACGGGTGCGGCGGCCATCGACGAGGTTGTGGCGTTTACGCCGGAGGATTTGTAGCCTGGGGAGCAAGCCCCCCAGGCTACCTGATTAACCAACCGTTTTCTTCGACCAGTCGGAAACCGGCACAGACGTTAATGCGACGTTCAGACGATGTCGAAACGATCCAGGTTCATGACCTTATTCCACACCGCAACAAAGTCGTTCAAAAACTTCTCCTGGGCGTCCTCACTTGCGTAGACTTCCGCCAAAGCCCGAAGTTGGGAGTTCGAACCGAAGATCAGGTCGACCCGGGTACCCGTCCATTTTAGTTCGCCGCTCTTGCGGTCACGACCCTCAAACAGGTCTCCGGCTTCCGAGGTCGCCTTCCAGGTGGTGCTCATATCGAGCAGATTCACGAAGAAGTCATTGGTGAGCGCTTCTGGTCGCTTGGTGAAGACGCCGTGTTTGGACTGATCGACGTTGGCATTCAAGGCGCGCATACCGCCAACCAGGACCGTCATCTCAGGGGCGGTCAGCGTCAGCAATTGCGCACGATCAATCAACATTTCCTCGGCCGAGACGGTGTATTTGGTTTTGAGATAGTTGCGGAACCCGTCGGCCTCCGGTTCAAGTACGGCGAATGCTGCCACGTCGGTTTGCTCCTGCGAGGCATCCGTGCGCCCCGGCGTGAAGGGTACGCTGACATCGTGGCCGGCATTCTTCGCCGCTTGCTCGACACCTGCGCATCCGCCCAGAACAATCAAATCGGCGAGGGAAACCTTCTTCCCGCCTGACTGCGCGCTGTTGAATTCCTTCTGGATTCCCTCGAGGGCTGCAAGCACCTTCGTCAGTTGCTGCGGCTGGTTAACCGTCCAATCTTTCTGCGGCGCCAAACGGATGCGCGCCCCGTTCGCCCCACCACGTTTGTCGGAGCCGCGGAAGGTGGAGGCCGACGCCCAGGCGGTCGCGACCAGTTGGGGGACCGACAGCCCTGAAGCAAGGATTTTTCCCTTGAGAGAGGCAATATCGGCCGCATCGATCAGCGCGTGATCGACAGCGGGGACCGGGTCTTGCCAGATGAGTTCTTCGGCCGGGACTTCGGGACCGAGATAGCGCGAGATCGGGCCCATGTCGCGATGGACCAGCTTGAACCAGGCGCGCGCGAAGGCATCGGCGAATTCTTCAGGATTCTGCAGGTAGCGCCGCGCGATCGGTTCATAAATCGGGTCGTAGCGCAGGGAGAGGTCCGCCGTGGTCATCATCGGCCGGTGTTTCTTCGACGGATCGTGCGCGTCAACCACCATGTCCTCGTCGTCCACGTCTTTAGCCAGCCACTGATGCGCGCCGGCCGGGCTCTTGACCAGCTCATACTCGTACTTGAACAGCACCTTCAGATAGCCCATGTCCCACCTGGTCGGATGCGGTTTCCAGGCGCCCTCGATGCCGCTGGTGATCGTATCCCCCCCTTTGCCGCTGCCGAAGCTGCTTTTCCAACCGAGGCCCTGCTCTTCGATGGGAGCAGCTTCGGGCTCGGGACCGACATGGGCGGCATCGCCTGCACCATGGCATTTGCCGAAGGTATGCCCACCGGCGACGAGGGCAACGGTTTCTTCGTCATTCATCGCCATGCGCGCAAAAGTTTCGCGAACGTCGCGCCCCGACGCGACCGGATCCGGCTCGCCGTTCGGCCCTTCCGGATTCACATAGATCAGACCCATCTGCACGGCAGCGAGAGGATTTTCAAGTTCGCGGTCGCCTTCATAGCGCTTGTCGCCAAGCCACTCAGCTTCAGAACCCCAGTAAATATCCTCTTCCGGCTCCCAGATGTCTTCACGTCCGCCGGCAAAGCCGAACGTCTTGAATCCCATCGACTCCAGAGCGCAGTTGCCGGCGAGGATCATCAGATCGGCCCAGGAGATTTTCTTGCCGTACTTCTGCTTGATCGGCCAAAGCAAACGGCGCGCCTTGTCGAGGTTGGCGTTGTCCGGCCAGCTGTTGAGCGGCGCGAAACGCTGGTTACCGCTTCCGGCGCCGCCGCGGCCGTCACCCATGCGATAGGTGCCTGCGCTGTGCCACGCCATGCGGATGAAGAGCCCCCCGTAGTGACCGTAATCAGCCGGCCACCAGTCCTGCGAGTCGGTCATCAGCGTATAGAGGTCCTGTTTCACAGCATTGAGGTCGAGACTCTTGAACGCCTCAGCGTAGTTGAACGCCTCGCCCATCGGGTCTCCCATGGGAGGGTTCTGGTGAAGAATCTTGAGGTTCAATTGATTCGGCCACCAGTCCTTGTTTGACGTGCCCCCGCCTGCAATAGGCTTGTCAGTGCGACCTGTGACCGGACACTTTCTTTCTTCGCTCATCTTTGTTCTCCTTTAAAGGGTTCAACTTCTTGAGCAAAAATCCACCAAAAAAAACTTAATAAATACTACCTGGTAAGAACCTTTCCTACAATTGGGCCAAAAAAATCAGGAGTTCATGCAGTCCTTGCAGATTCCATAGATAACGACATTTTTCCTGCCGATTTTCCCCCAACGCGACAAACCCTCCGGAAGCTCAATACATTCAATTGACGGCCACTGAAAATCGGAAATTTTTTTACACTTCTCACAGATCAGATGATGATGTTGCGCCTGGACCACTTCAAACCGCGCCTGGCTCTCCACCGTATCGACCCGGTTGACCAGACCATGCTGAACAAAAGTCGCCAGTGTACGGTAAATGGTGTCAAGGGAGAGTGTCGGCATTTTTTTGCACAGACGCTGATAAAGTTGCTCTGCACTCGGGTGATCTTCTGACATTGCCAGCGCTGTGAAGATTTCAAGACGCTGTGGCGTCAAGCGCAGCTCATGCTCGCGACATTGCTGTTTAAATTTCTTGATCTGCTCTTTAAGAATCGGCGTCATGGAATCCACAATATTTCATAAGAATATTTACTAACAGGGTATCTCATGCAGGAAAAAAGTCAACCAACAAGGACAAATAGGGTAAACTGCCTAAGAGCCGGGCTGGTTCGCGCAGCGTCGCGCAGCCTGGATGGCGGTCCAAAGACCCCTGCGTTCTCTGACGCCACGAACCACATGCGACACCAGGCGACAACTCTTATGCTTGGAATTGAAAGGAGCGATCAATGATGATCAAGCAAGTGATGACCTGGCTGATAACCCTGATGCTGATAATCGGGATGGCCGGATGTGCTGCCCTGGCGCCAGAGCCTGAAACCCGTGTCATCTGCCCGGCGTGCGGATACGACTTCGATACGCCCAAGCAGCATAACTGATTTGGTTGCCGGCTCCCGGGCTGCCGATCGGAAGTTTTTTCGTTGTCCCTGGATTTCAAGAGCCCCGCAGATAAAGAGGCAAGGCGAAAGGGGGAGCAAAACCGTCGGGTCGCGCCCGGCCTGCGCCGAAACCGGCAACGAACTTGTAACGATTATGCAGAAGGATTGTCAGAACAAAGATACTGGGGAAACTCCACCCGCTCGCCGCGGGGCGCGCGCAGCACGGCCACGTCGCCGAGCTTTTCGACGGATTCAGGAACAATCGGCACCTTGCCGCGACCGCCGGGCAGATCGACGACGTAATGAGGAATGGCCAGACCGGAGAGGGTTCCGCGCAGAGCGGCCATAATCTCCAGGCCGGTTTCGAGGCGGGTGCGGAAATGGCCGGTGCCGCGCACCAGATCCATATGGTGCAGGTAATAGGGCCGCACACGCAGTTTGAGCAGTGCGCGGAACAATTCTTCAAGGGTCGCAGCATCGTCGTTGACGCCGCGCAGCAGCACCGTCTGGTTGCCCACCGGCACTCCGGCATCGGCCAGGCGCAGGCAGGCTTCCATCGCCTCGGGGGTGAGCTCGCGGGGATGGTTGAAGTGGGTGTTGACGAACAGGGGGTGGCATTGTCGCAACAGGGCGCAGAGACTTGGTGTAATGCGCGCCGAGAGCACCACCGGGGCGCGGGTGCCGATGCGGATAATCTCGACATGGGGAATGCGCCGCAGGCGTTCAAGGATTTCCTTAAGCAGCAGATCGGACATGAGCAGCGGCTCGCCGCCGGACAGGATCACATCACGCACGCTGGGCGTGCGAGCCACGTATTCGATGCCGGCCATGACTTCGCCGAAAGAAACTTCCATGCCTCGACACCCGACCTTGCGCTTGCGTGTGCAGAAGCGACAGTAGGTGGCACAAGTGCCCGCCACCAGCAACAGCACTCGGTCGGGGTAGCGATGCACGGCATGGGACAAGGGCGCGAGGTGGTCTTCGTTGAGGGGATCGACCTGGGCCTGGTCGTCATGCAATTCCCGCACATCGGGCACGCATTGGCGCCAGATGGCGTCACCGGGCTCTTCGATGAGATCAAGATACTGGGGTGTGATGCGCAAGGGGTAACGGGCGCAGACGGCTTCCAGTGCCGCGGCGTCCAGCGCAAAACGCTCGGCCAGTTGTGCAGGCGTGGTGAGGCTCGCCTTGAGTTGCTGCTGCCAGAGTTCCATGGAATAACCGGTGGGAAAAGGTGATAAGTGATGAGTAACGCCTGATCCTTCAGGTCGAAGAATGTCAGGGGCAAGGGAAATCCTGGGGAAATCAGGCGCTCTCTTTGACCTGATCGCCGCGCAGCCACCAAGTGGCAACCACCAGCACCATAATGCCCAGATCCCTGATCAGCGCCTCGAGGGCGCTGGTATGACCATCGCCGCCGGGGTTGAAACAACCGCAGTCGATGTCAAGGCCGCGCGCGATAACGGTCGCCAACACGATAATGAACACCAGGTTGAGTCCGCCGATCACCAGGGCTGCGGGGCGCACCCGCTGATTGAGGATCAGCAAAATGCCGGCCAGGATTTCTACATAGGGCAGGGTTGCCGCCACCAGGAAATTCCAACTGTAGGGCAGAATCTGGTAATTGGCGACACTGCCGGCAAAAGCGGTGACGTCCGCCGCCTTGATCCAACCGGCATAGAGAAAAATGCCGCCCAGAGACAGGCGCGCCAGATGATAGATGGAAGTCTTCAGGGAAAGAGTCATGACCGGAACCTTCGCCTAACGCGGCGCTTTTTCGACAGGCAACCCAGCGGCCCGCCACTCGGGCATGCCGCCTTCGTAGGACCAGACGTCACGGTAGCCCTCGTCGATGAGGCGCAGACCCAGATCGAAGGAATCAGGGCAACCGTAACCACTGCAATAAAGGATTAGCTGCCGGTCCGGAGCGACCCGGGCGCGGAAATCTTCCAGGTGAGCCTCCACATCGGCAAGGGGCAGGGAAATCGCCCCGGCGATATGCCCATCGCGATAAACCTCGAAAATCCGAGCATCAACCAAAACGGCGCCGGCCTCGCGGGCCGCGATAACCTCGGCGAGACCGATGGGTTGCGGATAAGCCATGACAGGCTGGTCGGGGACGTGCTGAACCACGGGCGCAACCACCTTACCTGAAAATGCATTGAATATCAGGCGATAGTTGATGGAAAGCCCGATCACCACGCCCAATGAGAGGATGATGACGGCTTCAAACACAATGCGCAGTTTTTCGTCGTGGGTCATGGATCAGATATCTTTGGGGGGCATGGGCACATTCTCGCTCAGGCGGGCCAAGTGAAGGCGCAGGAGACGCAGATCCTCTTCAAGTTCCAGAATTCTGCCGTTGCACTCGGTCACCACCTGGTTGAGATCTTCCACTACGCGCTCGTAGTGGGCCTGGCGTGTTTCCAGGGTGAGCAGACGCTCCTGGGTATCCTCCATCACACTTCTCCAGAACACAAAGTTGGAGAATATTCTAACAGATACCGTGCCCTGGAGCAAGGCAATGAGCCCGCAGCTCAACTCTGGGCAAGGCTCGCAAGCAGCGTCTGACGCTTCTTGAGCAATTCCTCCAGATCCTCGAGCAGACCCGCAAGCAGCGCCTGCATGTTCGGACCGCCGCCCTCACGGTCGATACCATCCACGGCACCAGCCAGGGCGGCCGTCTTATCAAGCAGGTTGAGGTCGAAATCCAGCAGCGCCTCTTCCTTTTCGGGAGAAACAGAAATCGAACCTGCCTGCTGCGAATCTGCCTCGACAAGGGTCGCCTTGATCTGCGCCAAGCGGCGTAAAGATTCGCTCAGCGCCGCGCGCGGCCCGCCTTCGGGAAGCCCGGCGACGAAATCGGCCAGCCGTTCACGAATTTCGCCGAGGCGGCCGGAGAGAAAATGTCGCAACAACCGATCGGTTTCCAGATGATGAATCGCCCGGTAACCAGGAAATTCAGGGACATGCCGACCGATAATCTCAATTTTAGGGTGCCGATCTCTCTTCATGATCCATCCTGAAATAACGTCCGCCTGAATAATACGCATTGCAAGCGGCTCCACTAATTTCGCCCGCGGGAACTACCTAAAACTTAGCAGCCCCAAGCAGAGTGTCAACGTTCGGGGCGGCGAAGCTGCTGCGTGGGAAAAAAGGCTGTCCATGACCGCCAATTGGCGCCGCACATCCCGGGAGACTGGCATTTTTTTTCGGGCAATGCTAAAAAAGAGAACGCCGAATTCTGCAGCGTTCCCTTTTTTCTATTTTTCGGGAGGAGATCCGTTATGCCCCATTTCGCACTGACCATCATCGGCCGCGACCGACCCGGCATCGTCTCGCAGGTAACGGAGATTCTTTACCGTCTCGGCTGCAACATCGCCGATTCGAGCTGCTCCATTCTTGGCGGTCAGTTTGCCATGATCCTGATCATCTCGCACCCTGAATATACCGACCGCGCGAGTTTCGGTGATGTTTTCGCGCCCTTGGAGGAAACCAACCTTTCGGTTTTTCTGCGTACCCTGCGTCCCGGCGGCGAGAAACGCCCCGACCTGCCTGGCGAGATCTGCATGATTTCGGTCTATGGCTCGGACAAGCCGGGCATCGTCTATCGCGTTGCCAAGGAGCTGGGTGATCGCCGGATCAATATCACCGACCTCAACACCAAGCTGATCGGCAGCGAAAGCCGCCCGGTCTATGTCATGATGATCGAGGCGGTGCTACCGGACGATCTCTCCAGCGATGACTTGACGCACCTCCTCGACCATCTCAAGGAAGCCTTGCAGGTCGACATCTCAGTGCGCTCCATTACCCCCGTGGAGCTCTGATCCACATGGCCGTCAAGGAAATCCGCCTCTACCCTGACCCCATTCTCAAGCAGGTCTGTGCCCCCGTCGCCGGGATCGATGCGCAGGTTGACGCCCTGGTACAGGATCTGCTCGACACCATGATTGCGGCCGGCCACTCGGTGGGCGTCGCCGCACCCCAGATCGGCGTCGGCTTGCGCGTGGTGGTGGTCGATGTCTCAAAAAGCAAGCTCGGTCGCGACAACAACCACGGCTGTCTGGTACTCATCAATCCCGAGATCATCGAGCGCGAAGGGGAAAAAGTCATGCGTGAAGGATGCATGAGCGTGCCCAATTACACCGGCAACGTAGCCCGCGCCGAAAGTATCGTCGTGCAGTTTCTCGACCGCTCCGGCAACGAGCGCGTGATCAACGCCGACGGATTCGAGGCCGTTGCCATCCAGCATGAAATGGATCACCTCGACGGCATGCTGTTTCTCGATCGGGTGTCAAACCTCAAAACCGACGTTTTTCGGCGCAAAAAATAGCTATTCTGAAATTACCCGGCCTTTGCATTCAATCCTTGGATCACTCGCTCAACAACCTGATGTGAGGCATGTACGCAGTCGTTAAGCCCGATGCCGTAAAAGGCATTACCTGTCAGGTAGAGACCCGGGATATCCTGAAGCCTTTCATCAAGAGCAGCCAACCGCTTGGCATGACCGACAATGTACTGTGGAATGGCCTGGGGATGGCGGAAAATTCGCACAAAGTCCGGTTCGGCGGCAATACCCATGGCGGCATTGAGATCGGCAAGGGTGCGGGCCCGCACTTCCGCATCGGAAAACTCGATGGCGCCCGGGTTGGCCGCCCCGCCCATCATGGAGCGCAACAGCACCATGCCCTCGGGCGCCCGGTTGGGGAAAATGCTGGAATCCCACAGAGTGCCCAGGGTACTGCACCCTTCCTTGCGCGGAATGAGATAGCCGAAACCGTCAAGAGAATGGGCGACCTTATCGCGCTCGTAGCCGAAGCAGATAACGTTCATGGGCGCATAGGGAATCTCATTGAGCAACGTAACCAGAGCGTCATCGAGCCCCACGGCCATTTCGGCCAGGGCATGGGCGGGCGCGGCGCTGACGACCACATCGGCATCCAGGGTACCGCCGCCCTCAAAGCGTAACTCGAAGCCGC
The DNA window shown above is from Geoalkalibacter ferrihydriticus DSM 17813 and carries:
- the epmA gene encoding EF-P lysine aminoacylase EpmA, which produces MVEPNWRLAGKRAKLMERARIIQMIRAFFIEHDYLETETPHRVPGNAPEGYIAPVASETWFLHTSPELAMKRLLAAGYPRLFQICRCWRHAERGSRHLPEFTMLEWYRAQADYRDLMAECEMLLNRLVPGGELVRAGRAIDLRPPWERLSVAEAFARHTATTPQQALAADRFDEIIAFEIEPHLGSGRPTFLIDYPAPLAALARKKPDNPEIAERFELYIAGLELANAFSELTEPVEQRARFAQEETIRRSAGQPPYPMPEKFLAELAHMPPAAGIALGIDRLVMLLTGAAAIDEVVAFTPEDL
- the katG gene encoding catalase/peroxidase HPI, whose product is MSEERKCPVTGRTDKPIAGGGTSNKDWWPNQLNLKILHQNPPMGDPMGEAFNYAEAFKSLDLNAVKQDLYTLMTDSQDWWPADYGHYGGLFIRMAWHSAGTYRMGDGRGGAGSGNQRFAPLNSWPDNANLDKARRLLWPIKQKYGKKISWADLMILAGNCALESMGFKTFGFAGGREDIWEPEEDIYWGSEAEWLGDKRYEGDRELENPLAAVQMGLIYVNPEGPNGEPDPVASGRDVRETFARMAMNDEETVALVAGGHTFGKCHGAGDAAHVGPEPEAAPIEEQGLGWKSSFGSGKGGDTITSGIEGAWKPHPTRWDMGYLKVLFKYEYELVKSPAGAHQWLAKDVDDEDMVVDAHDPSKKHRPMMTTADLSLRYDPIYEPIARRYLQNPEEFADAFARAWFKLVHRDMGPISRYLGPEVPAEELIWQDPVPAVDHALIDAADIASLKGKILASGLSVPQLVATAWASASTFRGSDKRGGANGARIRLAPQKDWTVNQPQQLTKVLAALEGIQKEFNSAQSGGKKVSLADLIVLGGCAGVEQAAKNAGHDVSVPFTPGRTDASQEQTDVAAFAVLEPEADGFRNYLKTKYTVSAEEMLIDRAQLLTLTAPEMTVLVGGMRALNANVDQSKHGVFTKRPEALTNDFFVNLLDMSTTWKATSEAGDLFEGRDRKSGELKWTGTRVDLIFGSNSQLRALAEVYASEDAQEKFLNDFVAVWNKVMNLDRFDIV
- a CDS encoding Fur family transcriptional regulator — translated: MTPILKEQIKKFKQQCREHELRLTPQRLEIFTALAMSEDHPSAEQLYQRLCKKMPTLSLDTIYRTLATFVQHGLVNRVDTVESQARFEVVQAQHHHLICEKCKKISDFQWPSIECIELPEGLSRWGKIGRKNVVIYGICKDCMNS
- a CDS encoding KamA family radical SAM protein, whose translation is MELWQQQLKASLTTPAQLAERFALDAAALEAVCARYPLRITPQYLDLIEEPGDAIWRQCVPDVRELHDDQAQVDPLNEDHLAPLSHAVHRYPDRVLLLVAGTCATYCRFCTRKRKVGCRGMEVSFGEVMAGIEYVARTPSVRDVILSGGEPLLMSDLLLKEILERLRRIPHVEIIRIGTRAPVVLSARITPSLCALLRQCHPLFVNTHFNHPRELTPEAMEACLRLADAGVPVGNQTVLLRGVNDDAATLEELFRALLKLRVRPYYLHHMDLVRGTGHFRTRLETGLEIMAALRGTLSGLAIPHYVVDLPGGRGKVPIVPESVEKLGDVAVLRAPRGERVEFPQYLCSDNPSA
- a CDS encoding MauE/DoxX family redox-associated membrane protein, with product MTLSLKTSIYHLARLSLGGIFLYAGWIKAADVTAFAGSVANYQILPYSWNFLVAATLPYVEILAGILLILNQRVRPAALVIGGLNLVFIIVLATVIARGLDIDCGCFNPGGDGHTSALEALIRDLGIMVLVVATWWLRGDQVKESA
- a CDS encoding rhodanese-like domain-containing protein, which produces MTHDEKLRIVFEAVIILSLGVVIGLSINYRLIFNAFSGKVVAPVVQHVPDQPVMAYPQPIGLAEVIAAREAGAVLVDARIFEVYRDGHIAGAISLPLADVEAHLEDFRARVAPDRQLILYCSGYGCPDSFDLGLRLIDEGYRDVWSYEGGMPEWRAAGLPVEKAPR
- a CDS encoding SlyX family protein produces the protein MEDTQERLLTLETRQAHYERVVEDLNQVVTECNGRILELEEDLRLLRLHLARLSENVPMPPKDI
- a CDS encoding glycine cleavage system protein R, with the protein product MPHFALTIIGRDRPGIVSQVTEILYRLGCNIADSSCSILGGQFAMILIISHPEYTDRASFGDVFAPLEETNLSVFLRTLRPGGEKRPDLPGEICMISVYGSDKPGIVYRVAKELGDRRINITDLNTKLIGSESRPVYVMMIEAVLPDDLSSDDLTHLLDHLKEALQVDISVRSITPVEL
- the def gene encoding peptide deformylase, whose amino-acid sequence is MAVKEIRLYPDPILKQVCAPVAGIDAQVDALVQDLLDTMIAAGHSVGVAAPQIGVGLRVVVVDVSKSKLGRDNNHGCLVLINPEIIEREGEKVMREGCMSVPNYTGNVARAESIVVQFLDRSGNERVINADGFEAVAIQHEMDHLDGMLFLDRVSNLKTDVFRRKK